In Anaerobaca lacustris, one DNA window encodes the following:
- a CDS encoding tyrosine-type recombinase/integrase encodes MVMFHWARKNGILETIPNIDAVSKGKVVYQERFTFDSEQIDRILSAANAKMQAMIWLGLNCGFGCADCARLEWKDLDLDRGRVVLARKKTGVPRNLPLWPETTEALRHVPRSGALVFYTREGHPWIRTSLKTAADGTGKYTTVNAISSMFSRVLKKAKMDVPAGTGFYTLRRTGTG; translated from the coding sequence ATGGTCATGTTCCACTGGGCCAGAAAGAATGGCATTCTCGAAACCATTCCGAACATCGATGCCGTCTCGAAGGGCAAGGTCGTCTATCAGGAGAGATTCACCTTCGACTCGGAACAGATCGACAGGATACTGTCGGCGGCGAATGCCAAGATGCAGGCGATGATATGGTTAGGGCTGAATTGCGGATTTGGGTGTGCGGACTGCGCGCGGCTGGAATGGAAGGACCTGGATTTGGACCGCGGCAGAGTCGTGCTTGCCAGGAAGAAGACAGGAGTGCCGAGGAATCTGCCGCTGTGGCCGGAAACCACGGAGGCGTTGAGACACGTGCCGAGATCAGGAGCCCTGGTGTTCTACACGAGAGAGGGGCATCCCTGGATCAGAACGTCCCTCAAGACCGCCGCTGATGGAACCGGCAAGTATACGACGGTCAACGCGATAAGCTCGATGTTTTCGCGGGTGTTGAAGAAGGCCAAGATGGATGTGCCGGCAGGAACGGGCTTTTACACGCTTCGCCGCACCGGCACTGGATGA
- a CDS encoding helix-turn-helix domain-containing protein: protein MNQGKLDIVILIPQSTYKTVQNKELWRGLTMFHHRNEHTIEPMLLTARQAARILSISERTLWSLTKDRQIPAVRIGRAVRYDPGDLRRWINLVKDPQKTS from the coding sequence ATGAACCAGGGCAAATTGGACATAGTGATTCTGATCCCGCAGTCGACGTACAAGACGGTACAGAACAAAGAACTGTGGAGAGGACTGACGATGTTTCACCACCGAAATGAACACACCATCGAGCCGATGCTGCTGACTGCGCGTCAAGCCGCCCGCATTCTGAGCATATCGGAGCGAACCCTCTGGAGCTTGACCAAGGACCGACAGATTCCGGCGGTGCGAATCGGTCGGGCCGTCCGCTACGATCCGGGCGACCTGCGTCGCTGGATCAATCTCGTCAAAGATCCACAGAAGACGTCTTGA
- a CDS encoding Fic family protein: MKATGTYVTTSAADESFRAFVPDPLPPDPPVQLTGRDHDLIEKANRALGRLDAVSTLLPDVSLFMYFYVRKEAVLSSQIEGTQSSFSDLLLHEERLVPGVPLDDVQEVSNYVAAMTHGLRRLREDNFPLSLRLIREMHKVLLAKGRVSDKTPGQFRRSQNWLGGTRPGNARFVPPPPDRLGACMSNLEKFLHDRPQRTPVLMKAALAHVQFETIHPFLDGNGRLGRLLITLILCAEDALAQPLLYLSLFFKLNRQEYYDRLDAVRLKGDWLGWLRFFLEGVQLTAQQAADTAGRILKLFEEDRRKVEGLGRKAGSAHRMLEMLRRHPLTTIPNAAPQLNLTSPTIRSAVESLEALGIVREITGKQRDRIYIYDRYVRILDEGTEPLRG; encoded by the coding sequence ATGAAAGCGACCGGCACCTATGTTACGACTTCGGCGGCGGATGAGTCCTTCCGGGCATTCGTGCCCGATCCGCTGCCCCCCGATCCGCCGGTCCAACTGACCGGGCGCGATCACGATCTGATCGAGAAAGCGAACCGTGCCCTGGGGCGACTGGATGCCGTCAGTACGCTGCTGCCGGATGTCTCGCTGTTCATGTACTTTTACGTCCGGAAAGAGGCCGTGCTGTCGTCGCAGATTGAGGGCACGCAATCGTCGTTCTCCGATCTCCTGCTGCATGAGGAGAGACTGGTCCCAGGGGTGCCGCTGGACGACGTGCAGGAGGTCAGCAATTACGTGGCCGCTATGACCCACGGATTGCGGCGTCTCCGCGAAGACAACTTCCCTCTTTCGCTTCGCCTGATCCGGGAGATGCACAAGGTCTTGCTGGCCAAGGGTCGCGTTAGTGACAAGACGCCTGGCCAGTTCCGGCGCAGCCAGAACTGGCTCGGTGGCACTCGCCCCGGCAACGCCCGATTCGTTCCCCCACCTCCGGACCGCTTGGGCGCCTGCATGAGCAACCTGGAGAAGTTTCTCCACGATCGGCCGCAGCGCACGCCCGTGCTCATGAAGGCCGCACTGGCGCACGTTCAGTTCGAGACGATCCACCCGTTTCTGGACGGCAATGGCCGGCTCGGCCGGCTTCTCATCACGCTGATCCTCTGTGCTGAGGACGCGCTTGCCCAGCCGCTGCTTTACCTCAGCCTGTTCTTCAAGCTGAACCGGCAGGAGTACTACGACCGCCTCGACGCAGTCCGCCTCAAGGGCGATTGGCTCGGGTGGCTGCGGTTCTTCCTGGAAGGAGTTCAACTGACGGCCCAACAGGCAGCGGATACCGCTGGACGCATTCTGAAGCTATTTGAGGAAGACCGCCGCAAGGTCGAAGGTCTCGGTCGCAAGGCTGGGTCCGCGCATCGCATGCTGGAGATGCTGCGCCGGCACCCCCTGACGACCATTCCGAACGCAGCGCCGCAGCTGAACCTCACCTCACCGACCATTCGCAGTGCGGTGGAGAGCCTTGAAGCTCTCGGTATCGTCCGAGAGATCACCGGCAAGCAGCGCGATCGAATCTATATCTACGACCGATACGTCCGAATCCTCGATGAGGGCACAGAGCCCTTACGTGGATAA
- a CDS encoding helicase HerA domain-containing protein, which translates to MFDGKSNRTEHIRQICRRLRPILGPRIDEVFAAYCAEDPEGKQQLETYLEMLSAKYLVQGLDDSEPGLIPPAATQAHGKYPIGQVNYCGKNLYEFGLRENEWIQHMAILGRSGSGKTNIGFSILRTLVQHQKPFLVFDWKRNYRDLLTWPQFRDVEVYTIGRNIAPLTFNPLIPPAGTDPKTWLKKLNEVIAHAYCLGNGVLFLLQQAVDAVYEDAGVYEDLVNGWPTFKDVLLKARNMDTRGRESGWLSSTLRALSSLCFGGMGDLLNSASNTSIDHVLDGNVILELDGLSQADKTFFVQACLLYLHHKKMAENVRERFDRCILIEEAHHILSGQRTSLTGAESVMDTTYREIREFGVSLVLLDQMPSKLSGFALANSYTTICMSMSNRADINAMTQTLLLDSGKDILGTLEVGQAVVKLQGRIQRPFLISIPEFNIRKGQVTDAQIRQYMRQKTVQLDFEDEATKDEAAEGAGPHQDHPESSSSRLEIALLQDVVDHPDSGVAARYKRLGLSARQGHKLKTKLLEQGMIQEQLETTHAGRQMTVRLTEKGEQMLSHARKAAPG; encoded by the coding sequence ATGTTTGACGGCAAGAGCAACAGGACCGAGCACATCCGGCAGATCTGCCGCAGGCTGCGACCGATCCTCGGACCCCGGATCGACGAGGTCTTCGCGGCCTATTGCGCCGAAGACCCAGAGGGCAAACAGCAGCTCGAAACCTATCTGGAAATGCTGTCCGCAAAATACCTCGTCCAGGGTCTCGATGACAGTGAGCCCGGCCTGATTCCGCCTGCAGCAACCCAGGCGCACGGGAAATACCCCATCGGCCAGGTCAATTATTGTGGGAAGAATCTCTATGAGTTCGGCCTGCGCGAGAATGAATGGATTCAGCACATGGCCATCCTTGGCCGGTCCGGAAGTGGCAAGACGAACATTGGCTTTTCGATCCTGAGGACGCTGGTCCAGCACCAGAAACCCTTCCTGGTCTTCGACTGGAAACGAAATTACCGCGACCTGCTGACATGGCCGCAATTTCGTGATGTCGAGGTCTACACGATCGGCCGGAATATCGCGCCGCTGACGTTCAATCCCCTGATCCCGCCGGCTGGCACCGACCCCAAGACCTGGCTGAAAAAGCTCAATGAGGTCATTGCCCACGCCTATTGTCTGGGCAACGGTGTCCTGTTCCTGCTCCAGCAGGCGGTGGATGCGGTGTACGAAGATGCCGGCGTCTACGAGGACCTGGTGAACGGATGGCCGACGTTCAAGGACGTCCTGCTCAAAGCCCGGAACATGGACACCCGGGGCCGTGAGAGCGGCTGGCTGTCATCAACACTGCGGGCGCTTTCCTCGCTGTGTTTTGGCGGGATGGGCGACCTGTTGAATTCGGCGAGCAATACGAGCATCGACCATGTCCTGGACGGCAACGTGATTCTCGAACTCGACGGCCTGTCCCAGGCGGACAAGACGTTCTTCGTCCAGGCCTGTCTGCTGTATCTGCACCATAAGAAGATGGCGGAGAACGTGCGGGAGCGCTTCGACCGGTGCATCCTGATCGAGGAGGCCCACCATATCCTCAGCGGCCAGCGGACCTCGCTGACCGGCGCCGAATCGGTGATGGATACCACCTACAGGGAGATCCGGGAATTCGGCGTCAGCTTGGTGCTTCTGGACCAGATGCCCTCCAAACTCTCAGGGTTTGCCCTGGCCAACAGCTACACGACGATCTGCATGAGCATGAGCAACCGGGCCGACATCAACGCCATGACCCAGACCCTTCTGCTCGACAGTGGCAAGGACATCCTCGGCACCCTCGAGGTCGGCCAGGCCGTGGTGAAATTGCAGGGCAGGATCCAGAGGCCCTTCTTGATCTCCATCCCGGAGTTCAACATCCGCAAAGGGCAGGTTACGGACGCCCAGATTCGCCAGTACATGAGGCAGAAGACGGTGCAGTTGGATTTCGAGGACGAGGCAACGAAAGATGAGGCCGCAGAAGGGGCTGGCCCGCATCAAGACCATCCCGAGAGTTCTTCATCGCGCCTGGAAATCGCCCTCTTGCAGGATGTCGTGGACCATCCCGACAGCGGCGTGGCAGCCCGCTACAAACGCCTGGGCCTGTCAGCAAGACAGGGTCACAAACTCAAGACCAAGCTCCTGGAGCAAGGTATGATCCAAGAACAACTGGAAACCACGCACGCTGGCCGCCAGATGACGGTTCGGCTCACCGAAAAAGGCGAACAGATGCTGTCCCATGCCAGGAAGGCAGCGCCCGGGTGA
- the grpE gene encoding nucleotide exchange factor GrpE produces MCEEKTNRSGHVHGATATQNVDRRDIGILLNQCIETVAENAVARASQEFERQTTPLQAKIEPLATAVARVQRSQGVLSEKLEALIAYSQLLEKASQEHARLSEEHYHQRIIEPMVRLLFPVVDVLDKTKGLNSGGEGLIHGARWAVVEQIQVYLTQFFLAHDIRPIRNPSGSALDPKVMKPVRFIPCHDPDLDGRVAGSLQAGFVRGTDRVLRFESVSLYRCEEPTRNIAEKGKETGHDTSD; encoded by the coding sequence ATGTGTGAGGAGAAGACCAACCGAAGCGGCCACGTCCATGGGGCGACAGCCACACAGAACGTCGACCGTCGGGACATCGGCATCCTGCTGAATCAATGCATCGAGACTGTGGCCGAGAATGCAGTGGCCAGGGCTTCGCAGGAGTTCGAGCGGCAGACGACTCCGCTGCAGGCAAAGATCGAGCCGTTGGCCACCGCCGTAGCGAGAGTCCAAAGAAGTCAGGGTGTGCTCAGCGAAAAGCTGGAGGCGCTCATCGCCTACAGCCAACTCCTGGAAAAAGCCAGCCAAGAGCACGCACGACTTTCGGAAGAACATTATCACCAGCGCATCATCGAGCCGATGGTTCGCCTGCTGTTTCCGGTGGTCGATGTCCTCGACAAGACCAAGGGACTCAACAGTGGCGGTGAAGGTCTCATACATGGGGCCAGGTGGGCCGTGGTTGAGCAGATTCAGGTCTACCTGACCCAGTTCTTCCTGGCTCATGACATCCGGCCGATCAGGAACCCTTCCGGCTCTGCGCTTGACCCGAAGGTGATGAAGCCCGTGCGCTTCATTCCATGTCATGATCCGGACCTGGACGGTCGGGTGGCTGGTTCATTGCAGGCGGGCTTCGTCCGAGGCACGGACCGAGTGCTGCGATTCGAGAGCGTCTCTCTATACCGTTGTGAAGAACCCACCAGGAACATTGCAGAGAAAGGGAAGGAGACTGGCCATGATACCAGCGATTGA
- a CDS encoding ECF-type sigma factor, with protein MTNVTRILNAIERGDAKATDELLPLVYEELRILAAQKLSHESPGQTLQATALVHEAYIRLVGNVPQGWNSRGHFFATAAEAMRRILVDNARRKKSLKRCADPQSVDPGQSPMADDVAPVEQMLALDEALEKLARHDRTKAESVKFRHSRGPDGPAGRGSGCGVAEGVRRRCRTIIGDDTCTGYIPVALCVKVYRSVTVLVCQRLTCPILCNVRVYLH; from the coding sequence ATGACGAATGTGACGCGCATCTTGAACGCCATTGAACGGGGGGACGCGAAGGCCACAGACGAACTGCTCCCTTTGGTCTACGAAGAACTACGTATCCTGGCCGCTCAGAAGCTTTCCCATGAGTCCCCCGGGCAGACACTCCAGGCCACGGCCCTGGTCCATGAGGCGTACATCCGTCTGGTGGGGAATGTACCCCAGGGATGGAACAGCCGGGGGCATTTCTTTGCTACGGCCGCAGAGGCGATGCGGCGGATCCTCGTAGACAACGCTCGGCGAAAGAAAAGCCTCAAGCGTTGCGCCGATCCCCAGTCAGTGGATCCCGGTCAATCACCGATGGCTGACGATGTCGCACCGGTGGAGCAGATGCTGGCACTGGATGAAGCTCTTGAGAAGCTCGCCAGACATGACCGAACGAAGGCCGAATCGGTCAAGTTCCGCCATAGCCGAGGACCTGACGGACCAGCAGGCCGGGGATCGGGTTGCGGAGTTGCGGAAGGTGTGCGCCGGCGTTGTCGGACCATAATCGGCGATGATACCTGTACGGGCTATATCCCAGTGGCACTGTGCGTGAAGGTGTACAGGAGTGTCACGGTTTTGGTCTGCCAACGCCTGACCTGCCCAATCTTATGCAACGTTCGGGTCTACCTGCATTGA
- a CDS encoding Hsp70 family protein, which produces MIPAIDAGTGRFKMAVPDALGNPKLVLTDAGQPFLDSVVYFEGPGAIIIGSEARNAALVHPDRAVFNWKRHMGTDEVLYTDENGKAYCARDILAILLERAKEIIESKTGEPVNDVVVSTPANYDDRQRQETLDAGAEAGLHVLLTPKEPTCAALGNEIHKRKECTAVVFDLGAGTFDISVVRATGNLFEVITTGGEAKLGGADFSERARSKILDEFERQFHHRPTPQDEPLFFQSLWQQIEQLKISLSIQKHCQLAVACNSDLLRMAVQRDQFESWIDDLVGRAIDRTQKTLQEARLQWSDIDEVYAVGGGSMVPLVKQRLEEVSGKKVSQRCEAHCAHALGGVIAGRLECHRLGKPYRVQDVTLPSPDFYLREILSHPIGVAALDGNEAEICCEMLAKNTPIPSQHIRTFKVAEPGQTAVRIRVLDGPDGAAAGACLELGHFELTDLPARPDLVGRIEIVFHIDANALLTASARDTVSGKTGELQIDYRRGDDHDNTNI; this is translated from the coding sequence ATGATACCAGCGATTGACGCAGGAACAGGACGATTCAAGATGGCCGTGCCCGATGCGCTGGGCAATCCAAAGCTCGTTCTTACCGATGCGGGGCAGCCGTTCTTAGATTCGGTGGTGTATTTCGAGGGCCCCGGCGCAATCATCATCGGCAGTGAAGCGCGGAACGCCGCCCTCGTTCATCCAGACCGGGCCGTCTTCAACTGGAAACGGCATATGGGCACGGATGAGGTTCTCTACACCGATGAGAATGGCAAGGCCTATTGCGCGCGAGATATCTTGGCGATCCTGCTGGAAAGAGCCAAGGAGATCATCGAGAGCAAGACCGGTGAGCCAGTCAACGATGTGGTCGTTTCCACCCCCGCCAATTACGACGACAGGCAGAGGCAGGAAACTCTCGACGCTGGCGCCGAGGCCGGTCTGCACGTGCTATTGACGCCGAAAGAACCCACGTGCGCGGCCTTGGGCAATGAGATCCACAAGCGGAAAGAATGCACGGCGGTGGTATTTGATCTGGGCGCTGGGACCTTTGACATATCAGTTGTCAGAGCGACGGGCAATCTGTTTGAGGTCATAACCACCGGGGGTGAGGCGAAGCTGGGAGGCGCGGATTTCAGCGAACGGGCCCGGAGTAAGATCCTGGATGAGTTCGAGCGGCAGTTCCACCACCGCCCCACACCGCAGGACGAACCGCTCTTCTTCCAGAGTCTGTGGCAGCAGATCGAACAGCTCAAGATCAGCCTGTCGATACAGAAGCACTGCCAACTGGCGGTTGCGTGCAACAGCGACTTGCTCAGGATGGCCGTACAACGCGATCAGTTCGAATCGTGGATTGACGACTTGGTGGGCCGGGCGATCGACCGGACCCAGAAGACGCTCCAAGAGGCCCGCCTCCAGTGGTCGGACATCGACGAAGTCTATGCCGTAGGGGGTGGGTCCATGGTCCCCCTGGTCAAGCAGCGTCTGGAGGAAGTCAGCGGCAAGAAGGTCTCGCAGAGGTGCGAAGCCCACTGCGCCCACGCCTTGGGAGGCGTGATCGCCGGTCGGCTGGAATGCCATCGCCTCGGCAAGCCCTACCGGGTCCAGGATGTGACGCTGCCGTCTCCGGATTTCTATCTGCGCGAGATTCTATCGCATCCGATCGGCGTTGCGGCGCTTGACGGCAACGAGGCGGAGATCTGCTGCGAAATGCTGGCCAAGAATACGCCGATTCCCTCCCAACACATACGCACCTTCAAGGTGGCCGAGCCCGGCCAGACTGCCGTACGGATACGTGTCCTCGATGGTCCCGACGGTGCCGCGGCCGGCGCTTGCCTGGAGCTCGGGCATTTCGAGTTGACTGACCTGCCGGCACGGCCCGATCTCGTCGGCCGGATCGAGATCGTGTTCCACATCGACGCCAATGCTCTGCTGACGGCCAGCGCGCGGGATACGGTCAGCGGTAAGACCGGTGAACTTCAAATCGATTACAGGCGAGGTGACGACCATGACAACACCAACATATAG
- a CDS encoding M48 family metalloprotease — MGRALAETSYGQLVEMIRRWCERADFTPDQQLACLTSCRVPASGSVHFTAQSRFCKARWRCQHSEHAILLDFAVCPRLNYGLTLLGLSLFGMLYCILLIDRIMSDYEGRDVITFMMCALLTMLCGWWQRQKAEPRLAQIEHSFWTEVRHSCDCHQVSYAFGRLYVPKLNLAIEMVLGAGLILLCGKLMGLLGVSVALVVCTLVISRYMVGIFQDRNQYSQWHLGLMDNVTSWTLLMLMLSAVFIVLWAIEVFLPQRLYLAETPASIRQAVANARFRPITPRIAHVLEDDCARTFYGLAEHDVSSSNHLPVTAGQASRTIRVQRRTVAYGYAFMVIVWISVYFFSVRPFDALLKKQRRWALQSIDESSRDGPATLYLPQAWKWKSTLGVRCIIILHYLCGAAVNTTATILCVDSLGYAFLGHSILLASTANLCSWVFSSCKIALGPNAGHIAAVVTIVVLSLPVLFLAGAFVRRALFAAILWLTVLARHRRSQSQPKAIWLQEYLTTLCREHGVKAPVLLVTRRAGIGIRLLHLVVTNTAIIEVSTDTLELFSRQELAAAVSHEIAHIRQGLWPIRLLKVLSSLALFPNFYLILWLDWAQKEIDADRFAIAVTGNAAALKGAIVKASAAQLVYIAGSGWTDQGLGVKAIQAMRARRDSAMASLRFFFGDGLLGYAHPYLSDRLEAIDNG, encoded by the coding sequence ATGGGTAGAGCACTTGCAGAAACGAGCTATGGTCAACTGGTCGAAATGATCCGACGTTGGTGCGAGAGGGCCGATTTCACGCCGGATCAGCAGCTCGCCTGCCTCACCTCGTGCCGTGTGCCCGCCTCCGGTAGCGTGCACTTCACCGCCCAATCCCGTTTCTGCAAGGCACGTTGGCGATGCCAACACTCCGAACATGCCATCCTGCTCGATTTCGCAGTCTGCCCACGTCTCAATTATGGCCTTACACTACTGGGCCTGTCTCTCTTTGGGATGCTGTACTGTATTCTCCTAATCGACAGGATCATGAGCGACTACGAAGGTCGCGACGTGATTACCTTTATGATGTGCGCGCTACTGACCATGCTCTGTGGTTGGTGGCAAAGGCAGAAAGCTGAGCCAAGACTGGCTCAGATCGAACACTCGTTTTGGACGGAAGTCAGACATTCGTGCGACTGTCACCAAGTGTCCTACGCCTTCGGGCGGCTCTATGTACCCAAGCTCAATCTCGCCATTGAAATGGTTCTGGGGGCTGGCCTGATACTCCTCTGCGGCAAGCTTATGGGACTGCTTGGTGTGAGTGTCGCACTCGTGGTCTGTACTCTCGTTATCAGCCGCTATATGGTGGGCATATTTCAGGATCGCAATCAGTATAGTCAATGGCATCTGGGTCTCATGGATAACGTGACATCTTGGACACTGCTGATGCTGATGCTCTCAGCGGTATTCATTGTTCTCTGGGCCATAGAGGTATTCCTCCCGCAACGACTCTATCTGGCTGAAACGCCGGCGTCTATAAGGCAAGCAGTTGCGAATGCCCGGTTCAGACCGATCACGCCCCGTATCGCCCATGTGCTTGAAGACGACTGTGCACGTACCTTCTACGGACTAGCCGAGCATGATGTCTCGTCATCTAACCATCTTCCGGTCACCGCCGGCCAAGCGTCCAGAACCATCCGGGTACAACGTAGGACCGTTGCCTATGGCTATGCCTTCATGGTCATTGTTTGGATCTCGGTGTACTTCTTCTCGGTCCGCCCTTTCGATGCCCTATTGAAGAAACAGCGGAGATGGGCTCTGCAATCTATCGACGAGAGCAGTCGAGATGGCCCTGCCACGCTATACCTGCCGCAGGCCTGGAAATGGAAGTCTACCCTTGGGGTGCGATGCATCATTATCCTGCACTATCTATGTGGGGCGGCAGTGAACACCACAGCGACCATACTCTGTGTGGACAGCCTCGGGTATGCATTCCTGGGGCATAGCATCCTGCTTGCCAGTACCGCGAACTTGTGCTCATGGGTGTTTTCTTCGTGCAAGATTGCGTTGGGGCCGAACGCCGGCCACATCGCGGCGGTTGTCACCATTGTTGTGTTATCGCTGCCCGTGCTGTTTCTGGCCGGCGCCTTTGTGCGAAGGGCTCTGTTCGCCGCCATCCTCTGGCTTACGGTGCTGGCAAGACACCGACGCTCTCAGAGCCAGCCCAAGGCAATATGGTTACAAGAATACCTCACGACACTCTGCCGAGAACATGGAGTCAAAGCCCCTGTGCTGCTTGTGACTCGGCGTGCCGGCATAGGCATACGGCTACTGCATTTGGTGGTTACGAATACCGCGATAATCGAGGTGAGCACGGATACGCTGGAATTGTTCTCCCGTCAGGAGCTGGCGGCCGCGGTATCTCACGAGATCGCACATATTCGGCAAGGCCTTTGGCCGATCCGTTTGTTGAAAGTACTGTCGTCTCTGGCGCTGTTTCCGAATTTCTACCTGATCCTATGGCTTGACTGGGCCCAGAAGGAAATCGATGCCGACCGATTTGCGATTGCAGTTACCGGTAATGCCGCCGCATTAAAAGGGGCGATTGTCAAGGCATCAGCAGCCCAACTTGTATATATTGCGGGGTCTGGGTGGACTGACCAGGGCCTTGGGGTCAAGGCGATCCAAGCGATGAGGGCACGGCGGGATTCTGCCATGGCCTCACTGCGGTTCTTCTTTGGCGACGGCTTGCTGGGCTATGCCCATCCGTATCTCTCTGATAGGCTCGAGGCGATTGACAATGGATAA
- a CDS encoding vWA domain-containing protein, producing MTTPTYRRCEGIEFLVTLLDVSPSMLIDDLEPSRLQVGRAANRSLITAKARDHPNDLVAVIGFGGTARLVHGPAVVGDSTQSLLRSLDGIECIEWTNFHAALTLAESVLRAPETMAAKVQRGASQLLSKLVGGNASTALRACNRPSQDRSVRRIILLSDGEHTRGPSPVPTAERLKQMGVIIDCIGIADRANVDEAMLKAIASRNPDGSPRYCFVRDRQSLIREYKALAGHIRVIEE from the coding sequence ATGACAACACCAACATATAGACGCTGCGAGGGCATTGAGTTTCTCGTGACTCTACTGGATGTATCGCCGTCGATGCTGATCGACGATCTGGAGCCGTCCAGACTGCAGGTCGGCCGTGCCGCCAACAGGAGCCTGATCACGGCGAAGGCAAGAGACCACCCGAACGACCTTGTCGCCGTGATCGGATTCGGTGGTACGGCCCGTCTCGTACATGGGCCAGCGGTCGTGGGGGATAGCACGCAGAGTCTGCTCCGGTCGCTGGACGGCATAGAGTGCATCGAGTGGACGAACTTCCACGCGGCATTGACACTCGCCGAATCGGTCTTGCGGGCCCCGGAGACGATGGCGGCCAAGGTCCAAAGAGGCGCGTCGCAATTGCTCTCCAAACTGGTCGGCGGGAACGCATCAACGGCGCTGCGGGCTTGCAATAGGCCCTCACAGGATCGGTCCGTCCGAAGGATCATTCTCCTCTCCGACGGTGAGCACACGCGGGGGCCATCACCAGTGCCGACGGCGGAGCGACTGAAGCAAATGGGCGTGATCATCGACTGCATCGGAATCGCCGACCGTGCGAACGTCGACGAGGCAATGCTCAAGGCGATCGCATCGAGGAATCCGGACGGTTCGCCGCGGTACTGTTTCGTCCGGGATCGACAGAGTCTTATCCGCGAGTACAAGGCCCTGGCCGGACATATCCGAGTCATAGAGGAGTAA